In one window of Tubulanus polymorphus chromosome 3, tnTubPoly1.2, whole genome shotgun sequence DNA:
- the LOC141901595 gene encoding conserved oligomeric Golgi complex subunit 7-like — protein sequence MDYSKFQDENFDVKDWVNNAFKNAPGNTSKDQYATTLVMKLQMFIQEVNNMIEDASQQAIQNLPRVMRDVEAVRQESALLQDQMRMVKEDIEKVEIDTAYSMQTLLRLDNIKTKMKAASDALQEADNWTTLSADVEEVFESQDIKSISAKLVGMQQSLQMLVDVPDYTERVQHLEDLKNRLEAMLSTQIVAAFNAHSLEAAQVYVKTFTDINRLPQLYKYYHKCHKNQLLQSWKSIIETNSDDAITEWLPEFYDLLLSSWHNQIKWCSQVFRQPVEIVCDLLRETLTSMDPSPQHCIVSLLQEKPDSLTVLIDLKQITDRFAKSMEVALESYTNGSLQELYIEKLVITIFSPYQRYVNKYGAFEDKFLSEELDNIRLDTSEIIDNVRLLGESVSKVFSVASTASSRCVEFTNGCGYPDCLQALESYFKKYLKEFRRVLVNLREKCKLDSASEEEDWSLFQHSLRLIQTCGDLLLRIEEFDQTVISDIMNSIGKHYQPTSSPSHKPTQRSKINPFHDYKCLLLESKDDQAAVDHLLTKLEEGDTPSVLPTVKKDMCKLSQEVHKFAFDIVFAQLKKHLSNVSNMENWTSQTGTSALLSDLPTFSLSPQEYITKIGQYLLTLPQQLEPFTMEHNPAIIVALKHGRLPFTDESAELPDHIADLWLESIARGTMHTYCEEILKIHDLSAHATKQLITDIDYLCNVLEDLDLHPSEMMKNVATLLKVPGEEYSEEAEKMPLRLTSAIASMRHLRIE from the exons ATg gattattcaaaatttcaagatGAAAACTTTGATGTCAAAGACTGGGTTAATAATGCATTTAAAAATGCACCAGGAAACACGAGTAAAGAT caATATGCAACTACTCTGGTTATGAAACTTCAAATGTTCATTCAG GAGGTGAACAACATGATAGAAGATGCCAGTCAACAAGCCATTCAGAATCTACCACGAGTGATGAGAGATGTCGAAGCAGTTCGACAGGAATCGGCTTTACTACAAGATCAAATGAGAATGGTCAAAGAAGATATTGAAAAG GTTGAGATTGATACAGCGTACTCAATGCAAACTTTACTCAGGCTGGATaatatcaaaaccaaaatgaaagCAGCTTCTGATGCACTTCAG GAAGCTGATAATTGGACCACTCTTTCTGCTGATGTTGAAGAAGTTTTCGAGTCGCAAGACATCAAATCT aTATCTGCCAAACTTGTTGGAATGCAGCAAAGTCTA CAAATGTTGGTAGATGTTCCGGATTACACAGAACGTGTGCAGCATCTTGAAGATCTTAAAAATCGTTTAGAAGCAATGCTCAGTACACAGATTGTTGCTGCGTTTAATGCTCATTCACTCG AGGCAGCACAAGTTTATGTGAAAACTTTCACAGATATCAACCGTTTACCACAGCTTTATAAATACTATCATAAGTGTCATAAG AATCAATTGCTGCAGTCGTGGAAGTCAATTATTGAAACGAATAGCGATGATGCAATCACTGAATGGTTGCCAGAATTTTATGATTTGTTACTGTCTTCTTGGCACAATCAG ATAAAGTGGTGCTCGCAGGTATTCAGACAACCAGTTGAAATTGTGTGCGATTTATTGAGAGAAACCTTAACAAGTATGGACCCATCTCCTCAACACTGTATAGTATCTCTTCTTCAAGAGAAACCAGAcagtttaacagttttaaTTGATCTCAAACAG ATAACTGATCGCTTTGCGAAGAGTATGGAAGTGGCTTTGGAGTCGTACACAAATG GAAGTTTACAAGAATTATACATCGAAAAGCTAGTCATTACAATCTTCAGTCCTTATCAGCGTTACGTTAATAAATATGGTGCTTTTGAAGACAAGTTTCTCAGCGAAGAACTGGACAATATTAGACTG GACACTAGTGAAATCATTGACAATGTTCGACTGCTTGGAGAGTCTGTTAGCAAGGTTTTCTCTGTGGCCTCTACT GCCAGTTCTCGTTGTGTTGAATTTACAAATGGTTGTGGATATCCCGATTGTCTGCAGGCACTTGAA tcatatttcaaaaaatactTGAAAGAATTTCGCAGAGTGCTGGTGAATCTGCGTGAGAAATGTAAATTAGACAGCGCTAGCGAGGAGGAAGATTGGTCGTTGTTTCAACATTCCCTGCGTTTGATTCAAACATGTG GTGATTTGCTTCTGCGTATTGAAGAGTTTGATCAGACTGTCATCAGCGACATAATGAATAGCATCGGTAAACATTATCAGCCCACATCATCTCCCTCTCATAAACCTACGCAAAG ATCGAAAATCAATCCATTCCATGATTATAAGTGTCTCTTGTTAGAAAGTAAAGACGATCAGGCAGCTGTTGATCACCTGCTGACGAAATTAGAAGAAG GAGACACTCCATCCGTTTTGCCTACCGTGAAAAAAGACATGTGTAAACTGAGTCAAGAGGTGCACAAATTCGcttttgatattgtttttgCCCAATTGAAGAAACATTTATCAAACGTCTCGAATATGGAG AACTGGACGTCTCAAACTGGTACCAGTGCTTTACTGTCAGACTTACCAACTTTCAGTTTGTCTCCCCAGGAATATATTACAAAG ATTGGTCAGTATCTATTGACATTACCGCAACAGTTAGAGCCATTTACGATGGAACACAACCCTGCCATTATAGTTGCCCTAAAACATGGAAGATTACCTTTCACCGATGAGAGTG ctGAACTACCGGATCATATTGCTGATCTATGGCTAGAATCGATCGCCCGAGGTACAATGCATACGTACTGCgaagaaattctgaaaatacacGATCTTTCGGCGCACGCTACAAAACAACTGATTACTGATATTG